A window from Leptospira meyeri encodes these proteins:
- a CDS encoding replication-associated recombination protein A gives MDSLFSQHKQVPLAHALRPKSWSEFVGQAKVVQSLRAITKPTSILFYGPPGTGKTTLAHLLTQGWSLEKRYLSCVTSGVKEVREVLDEAKRRGTIVLFLDEIHRFSSSQQDALLSAVEEGEIILIAATTENPSFRVNKALLSRMLVYRLTTLSEEEENSIFETCLTKLNNKGNFSEDLKKELFRRSSGDARKLLGYLERILSFTEDTEHIDESKLAEILGENVIFYDKNSESHYDIISAFIKSLRGSDPDAALFYLALMIEGGEDPLFIARRLVIFASEDVGNASVHALPLAIATWQAVERVGMPEGRIPLGQCATFLASAPKSNASYLAIDKALQLVRERKREFQIPNHLRNAPTATHKKEGAGKDYQYPHDFPGHFLKERYFPTDFYPNIPQFYEPTNQGMEKNLKEQLQRLWGDRY, from the coding sequence TTGGATTCGCTTTTTTCACAACACAAACAAGTTCCTTTGGCCCATGCCTTGCGACCCAAATCTTGGTCAGAATTTGTTGGACAGGCGAAAGTCGTGCAATCACTCAGAGCCATTACCAAACCCACCTCCATTCTGTTTTACGGCCCACCCGGTACTGGTAAAACTACCTTGGCGCATCTTCTCACACAAGGTTGGAGTTTAGAAAAACGTTATTTAAGTTGTGTGACCAGTGGTGTGAAAGAAGTGCGAGAAGTTTTGGATGAAGCCAAACGTAGGGGAACCATTGTTTTGTTTTTAGATGAAATTCATCGTTTTTCGTCCTCCCAACAAGATGCACTTCTTTCCGCCGTAGAGGAAGGTGAGATTATATTAATTGCGGCAACTACAGAAAATCCTAGCTTTCGGGTCAATAAGGCTCTCCTTTCTCGGATGCTTGTCTACCGACTCACCACTTTATCCGAAGAAGAAGAAAATTCTATTTTTGAAACTTGCCTTACAAAACTAAACAATAAAGGAAATTTTTCAGAAGACCTAAAAAAAGAGCTTTTCCGTAGAAGTTCGGGAGATGCAAGAAAACTTCTCGGGTATCTGGAACGAATTTTAAGTTTTACAGAAGACACTGAACATATCGACGAATCTAAGTTAGCTGAGATTTTAGGTGAGAATGTAATCTTTTATGATAAAAACAGTGAGAGTCATTATGATATCATCTCTGCTTTTATCAAATCCCTTCGTGGGAGTGATCCCGATGCCGCACTCTTTTATTTGGCGCTGATGATCGAAGGGGGGGAAGACCCACTTTTTATCGCAAGAAGGCTTGTGATTTTTGCCAGTGAAGATGTGGGAAATGCTAGTGTCCATGCCCTTCCTCTTGCGATTGCCACCTGGCAGGCCGTGGAACGAGTGGGGATGCCGGAAGGTAGGATTCCTCTGGGCCAATGTGCCACTTTTCTTGCCTCAGCACCAAAATCTAACGCAAGTTATTTGGCAATAGATAAAGCCTTACAACTAGTTCGGGAAAGGAAGCGAGAGTTTCAAATTCCCAATCACTTACGAAATGCTCCCACAGCCACACATAAGAAGGAAGGGGCAGGAAAAGATTACCAATACCCCCATGATTTTCCAGGTCATTTCCTAAAAGAACGTTATTTCCCAACCGATTTTTATCCTAACATCCCTCAGTTTTATGAACCGACAAATCAGGGTATGGAAAAGAATTTAAAGGAACAGTTGCAGCGTCTCTGGGGGGACCGGTATTGA
- a CDS encoding response regulator, translating into MNITQLQTEKNAILCVDDEPILLLSLVQELKREIGGGFTYETAQNPEEAMEVIDDLCSSGVEVILILSDWLMPGMRGDEFLIQVHQKYPHIKSILISGHADREAINRVKEEAKTYAIFSKPWNTRELLDAVRFCCNLT; encoded by the coding sequence TTGAATATTACGCAGCTACAAACTGAAAAAAACGCAATCCTATGCGTAGATGATGAGCCGATCCTTCTCCTTTCCCTCGTACAAGAACTAAAACGGGAAATTGGTGGTGGTTTTACATACGAAACGGCACAAAACCCGGAAGAGGCCATGGAAGTGATCGATGACCTTTGTAGTTCTGGAGTAGAAGTCATTCTCATTCTCTCCGATTGGCTCATGCCAGGAATGCGAGGGGATGAATTTCTCATTCAGGTTCATCAAAAATACCCACATATCAAATCGATATTAATCTCAGGTCATGCCGACCGAGAAGCCATCAACCGAGTGAAAGAAGAAGCAAAAACGTATGCCATTTTTTCCAAACCTTGGAATACCAGGGAATTACTCGATGCAGTTCGTTTCTGTTGCAATTTGACCTAA
- a CDS encoding YqaA family protein, whose protein sequence is MTKEKETSINLRGLIFQTILSIVIVLAIVFGLAFFFRKELLGFSEHFVRIFGYLGLFVGMILSDSLPAFVPPDAFLMLAITGEMDPLKTILSMSFGSILGGSLAYLIGLYLIPKFHLGRQMVLHYEDKLLPYLRKYGFGAVVLSALTPIPYSWMAYTVGTFKMRYSLFLLGSLFRFVRVTVYFYAMYLGWITGG, encoded by the coding sequence ATGACAAAAGAAAAAGAAACTTCCATCAACCTTCGTGGTCTTATTTTTCAAACCATCCTTTCAATTGTGATTGTTTTAGCGATTGTATTTGGACTTGCTTTTTTCTTTCGAAAGGAACTACTCGGATTTAGCGAACACTTTGTTCGTATTTTTGGGTATTTAGGGCTTTTTGTAGGAATGATTCTTTCTGATAGTCTTCCAGCTTTTGTTCCTCCCGATGCCTTTCTAATGCTTGCCATCACAGGAGAAATGGATCCCTTAAAAACGATTCTCTCCATGTCCTTTGGGAGTATCCTCGGTGGATCCTTAGCATACTTGATCGGATTGTATCTCATCCCCAAGTTTCATTTGGGTAGACAAATGGTTTTACACTATGAGGATAAACTCCTTCCTTATCTGCGTAAATATGGGTTTGGTGCCGTGGTTTTAAGTGCCCTGACTCCTATTCCTTATTCTTGGATGGCTTATACGGTGGGAACATTTAAGATGCGTTATTCGCTATTTTTACTTGGATCTCTTTTTCGATTTGTTCGAGTGACAGTTTATTTTTATGCCATGTATCTTGGATGGATTACAGGAGGATAA
- a CDS encoding NADH-quinone oxidoreductase subunit A, which yields MGSAPDSFAPILLQLLLGVGFSALILTLAFLINPKKKSKPQDTFECGVTYYGDARGLFNIKFYLVAVLFILFDIEAVFLYPWAVNLIGFKEAGLGTFFLLEMFFFLLILVVGLYYIWKKGALEWD from the coding sequence ATGGGTTCTGCACCAGATAGTTTTGCGCCAATCCTTCTACAACTTTTGCTCGGAGTCGGTTTCTCCGCTCTGATCTTGACCCTTGCCTTCCTCATCAACCCGAAGAAAAAATCGAAACCTCAAGATACGTTTGAATGTGGGGTTACGTATTATGGTGATGCAAGAGGACTTTTTAACATTAAGTTTTATCTTGTGGCTGTTCTTTTTATTCTCTTCGATATTGAAGCTGTTTTCCTCTATCCTTGGGCAGTGAACTTAATCGGTTTCAAAGAAGCCGGCCTTGGAACTTTCTTTTTACTAGAGATGTTTTTCTTTTTACTCATACTTGTTGTGGGTCTATACTATATATGGAAAAAGGGAGCTCTGGAATGGGATTAA
- a CDS encoding Smr/MutS family protein, whose translation MRTIYIRKLRFEEARIKLERELHDAFMDGETYVEILHGIGEGILRRMAIDYVESCGFLKLVETDPMFRSNPGATIVEILAPSKEYINRLKS comes from the coding sequence GTGCGTACCATCTACATCCGCAAACTCCGATTTGAAGAAGCTCGTATCAAACTAGAACGGGAACTCCATGATGCCTTTATGGATGGGGAGACCTATGTCGAAATTTTGCACGGGATCGGGGAAGGAATTCTTCGGCGAATGGCGATTGACTACGTAGAGTCTTGCGGTTTTCTGAAACTAGTGGAGACCGATCCGATGTTTCGGTCAAACCCGGGCGCGACGATTGTGGAAATTCTTGCCCCCTCCAAAGAATACATCAACCGATTGAAATCATGA
- the mutY gene encoding A/G-specific adenine glycosylase translates to MNPQKKLFDWYQIHKRDLPFRKKKQAYPIWISEVMLQQTRVNAMLPLYESFIKRFPNPESLASAEEEEVLAFWKGLGYYSRARNLRKAAIFLVQNYNGSFPKDLNSVLKLPGIGNYTARAILSIAYDLPLAVLDGNVKRVLSRYYGYSENILGPKADRELQEKADLFLNLDHPGDHNQALMELGATLCLPESPKCLLCPLKEFCFARIQQKTDEIPLRKKEKKQIQLFSEIIVLLNQKQILLVREPKMRFLKDMFHLPYGMVGDIPEETYAPTAFFLALKEIIKDPRPIGKFKHTITHHKLDFSVLAYHWELRGEIEKLAKKFGVESKWVTFSSLDAEFPSSLASKVKKFLLYLDS, encoded by the coding sequence TTGAATCCTCAGAAAAAATTATTCGATTGGTATCAAATCCACAAAAGGGACTTGCCCTTTCGAAAGAAAAAACAAGCATACCCTATCTGGATTTCCGAAGTAATGCTTCAGCAAACTCGCGTTAATGCGATGTTACCTTTGTACGAATCTTTTATCAAACGATTCCCAAATCCAGAATCATTGGCTTCAGCAGAGGAAGAGGAAGTTTTGGCTTTTTGGAAAGGACTTGGATACTATAGTCGGGCCAGGAATTTGAGAAAAGCAGCAATCTTTCTTGTCCAAAATTATAACGGGTCTTTTCCAAAAGATCTGAATTCTGTTTTAAAACTCCCTGGAATTGGAAATTATACAGCAAGGGCCATTCTTTCTATTGCCTATGATTTACCCTTAGCAGTGTTAGATGGAAATGTAAAACGGGTTTTGTCTCGCTATTATGGTTACTCAGAAAATATTTTAGGACCCAAAGCTGATCGTGAATTACAAGAGAAAGCGGATCTCTTTTTAAATTTAGACCATCCTGGTGATCATAACCAAGCATTGATGGAATTAGGAGCCACCTTATGTTTGCCAGAATCACCGAAATGTTTATTATGCCCACTAAAGGAATTTTGTTTTGCAAGAATCCAACAAAAAACGGACGAAATCCCGCTCAGAAAAAAAGAGAAAAAACAAATCCAACTTTTTTCAGAAATTATAGTTCTGTTGAACCAAAAGCAGATTTTATTAGTTCGTGAACCCAAAATGCGGTTTTTGAAAGATATGTTCCATCTTCCCTATGGAATGGTCGGAGATATCCCGGAAGAAACATATGCCCCAACTGCTTTTTTTCTTGCTCTGAAAGAAATCATAAAAGACCCGAGGCCGATCGGTAAATTCAAACACACAATCACCCACCATAAGTTGGATTTTTCCGTTTTGGCCTATCATTGGGAATTGAGGGGAGAAATCGAAAAATTGGCAAAGAAATTCGGTGTCGAAAGTAAGTGGGTTACTTTTTCGAGTCTGGATGCTGAATTTCCATCGTCTCTCGCCTCGAAAGTAAAAAAGTTTTTGCTTTACTTAGATTCATAA
- the cimA gene encoding (R)-citramalate synthase CimA: MTEPNSSIEILDVTLRDGEQTNGVSFSWQQKLNITKHLLMDLKANRVEIASARVSPGEFEAVKKIVEWAKSEGLHDRIEILGFVDFDKTVEWMKGTGVRVLNLLTKGSLNHLTNQLRRTPSEHFFDIQKTVEFAAASGIAVNVYLEDWSNGYIHSRDYVLEYLRVVSKFPVRKFYLADTLGVLSPLEVRTAITDLVKEFPDLWFEFHGHNDYDLAVANCLEAVSAGVRGLHVAVNGLGERAGNSPLEAVVTAIHDKTKFKTSIVEKEITNASRLVAVFSGKRISDNRPIVGEDVFTQTAGVHADGDKKGNLYANPILPERFGRSRVYALGKLAGKASITENLKQLGMVLSPEIEKKVLERVIELGDQNKTVTKEDLPYIISDITGENLEASFRIETCTVTSGIGVKPKAEVKVNFQGKLYEAKGEGDGGYDAFMNALGKILKELKIQIPKLYDYEVRIPPGGNTNALVETVITWKVEGATHPIRTIGIDSDQQVAAVKATERLLHILLGNV; this comes from the coding sequence ATGACCGAACCAAACTCTAGTATAGAAATCCTCGACGTCACATTACGAGATGGGGAACAAACAAACGGTGTCTCATTTTCTTGGCAACAGAAGCTAAATATCACAAAACACCTGTTAATGGATCTGAAGGCCAATCGAGTGGAAATTGCCAGTGCTCGTGTCTCACCAGGTGAATTCGAAGCAGTCAAAAAAATTGTGGAATGGGCAAAATCAGAAGGTTTGCACGATCGAATCGAGATATTAGGATTCGTTGATTTTGATAAAACTGTCGAATGGATGAAGGGAACAGGGGTTCGGGTTTTGAATCTTCTCACAAAGGGTTCGCTTAATCACCTAACGAATCAACTTCGAAGGACCCCGTCAGAACATTTTTTTGACATCCAGAAAACAGTCGAATTCGCCGCTGCTTCCGGTATCGCTGTAAACGTTTATTTGGAAGACTGGTCAAATGGATACATCCATTCTCGAGATTACGTATTAGAATATTTACGTGTTGTATCAAAGTTCCCTGTTAGAAAATTTTATTTGGCAGATACTCTTGGAGTTCTGTCTCCTTTGGAAGTTCGAACAGCCATTACCGATCTCGTAAAAGAGTTCCCGGATTTGTGGTTTGAATTCCATGGACATAATGATTATGATTTAGCAGTTGCGAACTGTTTAGAAGCTGTGAGTGCCGGAGTTCGTGGGCTCCATGTGGCAGTCAATGGTCTCGGAGAACGTGCTGGTAATTCTCCTTTAGAGGCTGTCGTCACTGCTATCCATGATAAAACAAAATTTAAAACTTCTATTGTGGAAAAAGAAATCACCAACGCCTCAAGGCTTGTGGCAGTTTTTTCAGGGAAACGTATTTCTGATAACCGACCCATCGTTGGCGAGGATGTTTTCACTCAAACCGCAGGTGTTCATGCTGATGGTGATAAAAAAGGAAATTTGTATGCCAATCCCATTTTGCCGGAACGGTTTGGTAGATCTAGAGTTTACGCATTAGGAAAGTTAGCTGGTAAAGCAAGTATTACAGAAAATTTAAAACAGCTGGGTATGGTTCTTTCCCCTGAAATTGAAAAAAAAGTTTTGGAAAGGGTGATTGAACTGGGAGACCAAAATAAAACCGTCACCAAGGAAGACCTTCCCTATATCATCTCCGATATTACAGGTGAAAATCTAGAAGCAAGTTTTCGTATTGAGACTTGTACAGTGACTAGTGGGATCGGGGTCAAACCAAAGGCCGAAGTGAAGGTGAATTTCCAAGGAAAACTTTATGAAGCAAAGGGAGAAGGGGACGGCGGGTATGATGCGTTTATGAATGCCCTTGGTAAAATTTTAAAAGAATTAAAAATCCAAATCCCAAAACTCTATGACTACGAAGTAAGGATTCCTCCTGGAGGAAATACCAACGCTCTAGTCGAAACTGTCATTACCTGGAAAGTTGAAGGTGCAACTCATCCCATTCGCACCATTGGCATTGACTCTGACCAACAAGTGGCAGCTGTTAAGGCCACGGAACGATTGTTACATATTTTACTTGGGAACGTATGA
- a CDS encoding ATP-binding protein: MLEIIVWIEHVIANIPLPILEVWGRFSFLLGSIISIFAFAGFTFRNGKTFRISREVWNWNLTSFYWFVITFVSIFLTGYLGSSIVLIPGAQTLESLKDLSVFLCLNFFGYPALLAVPFAYGLSDLIEGVPPEFLWDWLPGYFINPTIFWLSYQMIGKSPNFRKVRVWVYYFLFVLLFLSLEPFLWGYLCSEQFGSEISYHTVSSALLFTTGITWILAPLVMLVTFPIVRRLGFFWAEVPGQVKEVTLSDPPWIWTSGPNGQKISDKESDLKTGISLQLFIVTPFVCLVLILVGITSYVTLKNAEQAAFQMVEVLHRQWSKNINLSLDRYFSEIPNTPGKQYEQSKLVEVLDDSKVNAQGKVFLLDAHLNPLASLSSETNKSRVLEVVRVELKKLENEISASEKRFSFAIVTKKPLSRENWNAMVTIYSHPKLKEKTYLITLFPYSFYLSGVFTGNSKSAMVFAWAILLSLILAAVISEFVTRPVLSFANASKSLAKGDWNYPVGESMIAELKDLSEAFRFMSSELRQSFERVEESQRLVMETNSNLEEKIVQRTEALIESNRSLLEMIETKEKILIDLHKTQTQLLQSEKLAALGQFAAGITHELNTPLGAITSSVHSMSEILKNDIASLPDFLESLDVTEKEDFRFFLNLGVSFGARHAGLLNRTEKKERIGILNSHQIENPEEVMEDLTSLGILQLDEPILKVLKRPKSGIILQNVLILGSLYRLAYVIQTATEKASHVVNALKHYLYTDRLETETNFHNVHIPTELDSILTLYQTKIKNDVEVTKLYKTTDYCLAERDKLNQVWINIINNALQAMEYRGKLTISVFSNEDMVITSIQDSGKGIAPEIRDKIFLPFFTTKKHGEGIGLGLDICKQIVEKMKGTIEFSSDEQGTEFRVYLPKVIEGERD, from the coding sequence ATGCTCGAGATCATTGTTTGGATCGAACATGTAATCGCGAATATCCCTTTGCCAATCCTTGAGGTTTGGGGGCGGTTTTCTTTTTTATTAGGTTCTATTATTTCTATATTTGCTTTTGCTGGTTTTACCTTTCGGAATGGAAAAACCTTTCGGATTTCTCGAGAAGTTTGGAATTGGAATTTAACCAGTTTCTATTGGTTTGTCATTACCTTTGTATCTATCTTCCTGACTGGTTATTTGGGAAGTTCCATCGTTTTAATCCCTGGAGCCCAAACACTGGAAAGTCTCAAGGATCTTTCCGTATTCCTTTGTTTGAACTTTTTTGGATATCCTGCCCTTCTTGCAGTTCCATTTGCTTATGGACTCTCTGACTTAATTGAAGGTGTCCCACCAGAATTTTTATGGGACTGGTTGCCGGGATATTTTATCAACCCAACTATCTTTTGGTTGTCCTATCAAATGATTGGAAAGTCACCTAATTTTCGTAAGGTGAGAGTCTGGGTTTATTATTTTTTATTTGTTCTACTTTTTTTATCCCTCGAACCATTCTTGTGGGGGTATTTATGTTCGGAACAATTTGGCTCTGAAATTTCCTACCACACAGTTAGTTCTGCACTTTTATTTACCACGGGGATCACTTGGATTTTGGCTCCTTTGGTTATGTTAGTTACATTTCCGATAGTCAGAAGATTGGGCTTTTTTTGGGCAGAAGTTCCGGGGCAAGTCAAAGAAGTCACTTTGTCCGATCCACCTTGGATTTGGACTTCTGGACCAAACGGACAAAAAATTTCCGACAAAGAATCAGATTTAAAAACAGGAATTTCATTACAATTATTCATCGTGACACCTTTTGTTTGTTTGGTGCTTATTCTTGTTGGAATAACTTCTTACGTTACCTTAAAAAATGCAGAACAAGCTGCATTCCAAATGGTTGAGGTTCTTCACCGGCAGTGGTCAAAAAATATCAATTTAAGTTTGGATCGTTATTTCTCTGAGATTCCCAACACACCTGGAAAACAATACGAACAAAGTAAACTTGTGGAAGTTCTGGATGATTCGAAGGTGAATGCGCAAGGTAAGGTGTTTTTACTAGATGCACATTTGAATCCTTTGGCTTCACTTTCTTCGGAAACAAATAAATCCAGGGTATTGGAAGTTGTAAGAGTTGAACTTAAGAAATTAGAAAACGAAATCAGTGCTTCTGAAAAACGTTTCAGTTTTGCCATTGTGACAAAAAAGCCGCTTTCTCGTGAAAACTGGAATGCGATGGTTACGATTTATTCACACCCAAAGCTCAAAGAAAAAACATATCTTATCACTTTATTTCCATATTCATTTTATTTAAGCGGAGTGTTTACTGGAAATAGTAAATCGGCGATGGTATTTGCCTGGGCAATTTTACTAAGTTTAATTTTGGCGGCAGTCATTTCCGAATTTGTAACAAGACCTGTTCTTTCCTTTGCCAATGCATCAAAATCGTTAGCAAAGGGAGATTGGAATTATCCAGTGGGTGAAAGTATGATTGCCGAGCTAAAAGATCTTTCTGAGGCTTTTCGGTTTATGTCTTCGGAGCTTAGACAAAGTTTTGAACGAGTGGAGGAAAGCCAACGATTGGTCATGGAAACCAATTCCAATTTGGAAGAAAAAATTGTCCAAAGAACGGAGGCTCTGATCGAAAGCAACCGCAGCTTACTCGAGATGATCGAAACAAAAGAAAAAATCTTAATCGATTTACATAAAACACAAACGCAACTTTTACAGAGTGAAAAATTGGCAGCTCTTGGGCAATTTGCTGCAGGGATCACTCATGAACTAAACACTCCTCTCGGTGCGATCACCTCCAGTGTTCATTCTATGTCAGAAATTTTAAAAAATGATATAGCAAGTCTTCCTGATTTTTTAGAGTCCTTGGATGTCACCGAAAAAGAAGACTTCCGTTTTTTTTTGAATTTAGGTGTTTCTTTTGGGGCTCGCCATGCCGGGTTACTCAATCGTACAGAAAAAAAGGAAAGAATCGGAATATTAAATTCTCATCAAATAGAAAATCCAGAAGAAGTCATGGAAGATCTGACTTCACTTGGAATTCTTCAGCTGGACGAACCAATCTTAAAAGTTTTAAAAAGACCTAAGTCAGGGATCATTTTGCAAAATGTTTTGATTTTGGGGAGTTTGTATCGTTTGGCTTACGTAATTCAAACAGCAACTGAGAAAGCCTCCCATGTAGTCAATGCCCTCAAACATTATCTTTATACAGATCGATTAGAAACAGAAACGAATTTTCATAATGTTCATATCCCAACTGAATTAGATTCTATACTTACTTTATACCAAACAAAGATTAAAAATGATGTAGAAGTTACAAAATTATATAAAACAACTGATTATTGTTTGGCGGAAAGAGACAAACTGAATCAAGTGTGGATCAATATCATTAACAATGCTTTACAAGCAATGGAATATCGTGGAAAATTAACCATCTCTGTTTTTTCGAATGAGGATATGGTCATCACATCCATTCAAGATTCCGGCAAAGGCATTGCCCCGGAGATTCGTGATAAGATTTTTTTACCTTTTTTTACTACAAAAAAACATGGCGAAGGCATTGGGCTTGGGCTTGACATTTGTAAACAAATCGTAGAAAAAATGAAAGGTACAATTGAATTTTCGTCAGATGAGCAAGGGACTGAGTTTAGGGTGTACTTACCAAAGGTAATCGAAGGGGAAAGAGATTGA
- the pth gene encoding aminoacyl-tRNA hydrolase encodes MIHFLIVGLGNPGDKYKNTRHNIGFMILDALASSFGVSFKDSKKYMETTHSLEGDKVHLLKPLEFMNLSGKATQTLANLYKIPPSRILVIQDEVDLPFGKIKNKIGGGTAGHNGLKDIVAKLGSQDFHRLRFGVGKPEKGGMEVADFVLQNFNSEEKNSLDALIKESVTKIEDWLRTNRNLIRKENGD; translated from the coding sequence ATGATTCATTTTCTCATTGTGGGCCTCGGGAATCCCGGGGATAAATATAAAAATACACGCCATAACATTGGTTTTATGATTTTGGATGCACTTGCTAGTAGCTTTGGTGTTTCCTTTAAAGATTCCAAAAAGTATATGGAGACAACACATAGCTTAGAAGGGGACAAAGTCCATCTTTTGAAACCTTTAGAGTTTATGAATCTTTCAGGAAAAGCCACGCAAACTCTCGCCAATTTGTATAAAATACCTCCTTCCAGGATTTTAGTGATTCAGGATGAAGTTGATTTACCTTTTGGTAAGATAAAAAATAAAATTGGTGGCGGAACTGCTGGTCACAACGGACTAAAAGATATCGTGGCAAAACTTGGTTCACAAGATTTTCACAGGTTACGGTTTGGAGTCGGCAAACCAGAAAAAGGTGGCATGGAAGTGGCTGATTTTGTTTTGCAAAATTTTAATTCGGAAGAAAAAAACAGTTTGGATGCTCTTATCAAAGAATCTGTTACTAAAATTGAAGATTGGCTCCGAACCAATCGCAATTTAATCCGAAAAGAGAATGGAGATTAG